Proteins encoded within one genomic window of Anopheles gambiae chromosome 3, idAnoGambNW_F1_1, whole genome shotgun sequence:
- the LOC133393426 gene encoding uncharacterized protein LOC133393426, giving the protein MVFLETAIVFIVDDYGEKHEARALLDSGSMSNFISDTLARKLMTPRARVNVSVSGIGTSRQQIKGSTTAIVRSRNLQFTTPLEFLILDTPSADIPTSPINVSSWNIPDVTLADPTYHIPGKVDVVIGGDTFWELHTGRKQSLGSGLPWLVETQFGWAVAGNTTHSSQQHRVCNMATSDSPLEAILTRFWESETIFDEPALSLEEDMCERHFISTTTRDPSGRYVVRLPQIPNTNIVLGESKAIADRRLLAVERRLKSNPAMKEEYSKFMSEYERLGHMKQLTEPVDDSCEHYYLPHHAVLKESSTTTKVRVVFDASCKTASGYSLNDKLLVGPVIQDDLFTIIVRFRSHAVTLSADVEKMYRQILHDSRDTEYLRIRYRRNTAEPIQTFQLQTVTYGTSCAPFLATRTLKQIALDHKMQYPRAVDPVLHDFYVDDLLTGTDELADAIEMQRQISEMLKQAGFVLKKWVSNVPEALIGIPSEDLAILPTHEWQDPQFVSTLGLVWEPAVDMLRYRIDLPTAATMLTKRLALSYIAKIFDPLGLLSPTIIIAKLFMQQLWKLQENGKPWDWDRELPSHLQREWTAFHSKLHSLREVRIPRYTSIRQATNVQLHIFADASQVAYGACCYVRAENDSTTSVQLLAAKSKVVSLSNTHSIARLELCAARLATQLFRKVSQSLNGEYDAFAWTDSMTVLHWLNSAPRRWKPFVANRVAQIQGETRIKCWRHVPGVDNPADDASRGLLPDKLQSCERWWHGPHWLSSKQEEWPIREPAIEETASIEEERVTQSRIAAMSMEDDFNNKLFARFSTYPKLRRTMAYCLRFVQCMRTPKPAITSPTAKGHASIQDMITLIAPPSRDELIQAELQLCRLAQQDSFADELKTVKTGKDVPRNSKLKWLSPFIDEAGILRVGGRLHNAQIAEYTKHPILLSAKHPLAALLAVAYHQKYMHTGTLVIHTS; this is encoded by the coding sequence AGAAACATGAGGCACGGGCGCTTTTGGATTCGGGCTCTATGTCCAACTTCATTTCGGATACGTTAGCTCGGAAGCTCATGACACCTCGAGCGAGAGTTAATGTATCAGTGTCTGGCATCGGAACTTCAAGGCAGCAGATAAAGGGTTCGACCACGGCGATCGTTCGTTCAAGGAACCTTCAATTCACCACCCCATTGGAGTTTCTGATCCTGGATACACCCTCGGCGGACATTCCCACCTCACCAATCAACGTGTCTTCGTGGAACATCCCGGATGTAACGCTAGCAGACCCCACGTATCACATCCCAGGCAAGGTCGATGTGGTCATCGGTGGCGATACGTTCTGGGAGCTGCATACCGGACGCAAGCAATCTCTCGGTTCGGGTCTGCCATGGCTGGTAGAAACGCAGTTTGGATGGGCGGTAGCAGGAAACACTACGCATTCGTCTCAACAACATCGGGTATGTAATATGGCAACGAGCGACAGTCCGTTGGAAGCCATATTGACGCGGTTCTGGGAGAGCGAGACCATCTTCGACGAGCCCGCTCTATCTCTGGAGGAAGACATGTGTGAACGTCATTTCATCTCTACTACAACCAGAGACCCATCTGGCAGGTATGTCGTACGTTTACCACAAATTCCTAATACGAATATCGTTTTAGGAGAATCGAAAGCAATCGCTGATCGTCGTCTCCTAGCGGTGGAACGGCGGCTTAAGTCTAACCCTGCAATGAAGGAGGAGTATAGTAAATTCATGTCGGAGTATGAGCGCTTAGGGCACATGAAACAACTCACCGAGCCGGTGGACGATTCGTGTGAACACTACTATCTCCCTCATCACGCGGTGCTTAAGGAATCGAGCACAACCACCAAGGTCAGGGTAGTCTTTGACGCGTCGTGCAAGACAGCTTCTGGCTACTCCTTAAACGACAAACTCCTGGTTGGGCCGGTGATCCAAGACGATCTGTTTACCATCATCGTTCGTTTCCGGTCTCACGCAGTCACACTCTCAGCAGACGTTGAGAAAATGTATCGCCAAATTCTCCACGATTCTCGCGACACTGAATACCTGCGCATTCGGTATAGAAGAAACACCGCAGAGCCGATTCAGACGTTCCAACTACAAACAGTAACATATGGCACGTCTTGCGCACCCTTCCTAGCAACAAGAACGCTAAAGCAGATCGCTCTCGATCACAAGATGCAATACCCCCGAGCAGTGGATCCTGTATTGCACGATTTTTATGTGGATGACCTGCTAACGGGAACAGACGAGTTGGCAGATGCAATTGAAATGCAAAGGCAGATTTCCGAGATGCTCAAGCAGGCTGGATTCGTGTTGAAGAAGTGGGTATCGAACGTACCCGAAGCACTAATCGGCATTCCTTCAGAAGACCTTGCCATCCTTCCTACTCATGAATGGCAAGATCCCCAATTTGTATCGACGCTTGGTCTGGTTTGGGAGCCAGCAGTTGATATGCTGCGATATCGGATCGATCTACCAACTGCTGCGACGATGTTGACAAAGAGGCTAGCTTTGTCCTACATCGCCAAAATCTTTGACCCGCTGGGCTTGCTTAGTCCAACCATTATCATCGCTAAGCTCTTTATGCAACAGCTGTGGAAGTTGCAGGAAAACGGGAAGCCGTGGGATTGGGATCGTGAGCTACCATCACATCTCCAAAGGGAATGGACGGCATTTCATTCCAAGCTGCATTCACTTCGGGAAGTGCGCATTCCGCGTTACACTTCAATTCGGCAAGCAACAAACGTGCAGCTACACATTTTCGCGGATGCTTCTCAGGTGGCATATGGTGCTTGCTGTTACGTCAGGGCAGAAAACGATTCGACAACATCGGTGCAGCTGTTGGCAGCTAAGTCTAAAGTAGTATCGTTGTCGAACACACATTCTATAGCGAGACTCGAGCTTTGTGCAGCGCGGTTGGCAACGCAACTGTTCCGGAAGGTCAGTCAGTCCCTCAACGGTGAATACGATGCTTTCGCTTGGACTGATTCCATGACCGTGCTACATTGGCTCAATTCAGCACCACGGAGGTGGAAGCCTTTCGTTGCCAACAGGGTGGCACAAATTCAAGGAGAAACCCGGATCAAGTGCTGGAGGCATGTTCCTGGTGTAGACAACCCAGCAGACGATGCATCGCGAGGTCTACTACCAGACAAATTGCAATCCTGTGAACGATGGTGGCATGGGCCACATTGGTTGAGCAGCAAACAGGAAGAATGGCCTATAAGAGAACCTGCAATTGAAGAAACGGCATCAATAGAAGAAGAACGGGTTACACAATCACGAATAGCTGCAATGTCGATGGAGGACGATTTCAACAATAAGCTATTTGCACGGTTTTCAACCTACCCCAAACTTCGTCGAACCATGGCGTATTGTTTACGTTTCGTGCAATGCATGAGGACACCGAAACCCGCAATTACGTCACCGACAGCCAAGGGTCATGCTTCGATTCAGGACATGATTACATTGATTGCACCTCCATCTCGAGACGAACTCATCCAAGCTGAGCTGCAGTTGTGTCGGTTAGCTCAGCAAGATTCATTTGCGGACGAGTTAAAAACGGTCAAAACCGGCAAGGATGTACCGCGCAATTCGAAGTTGAAATGGTTGTCCCCCTTTATTGATGAGGCGGGAATCCTGCGTGTTGGTGGTCGGCTTCACAACGCACAAATAGCAGAATACACGAAGCATCCTATACTTCTTTCTGCAAAACACCCACTCGCTGCATTGTTGGCAGTCGCGTATCACCAGAAGTATATGCACACCGGAACACTTGTTATCCATACTTCGTGA